The Brasilonema sennae CENA114 genome includes a region encoding these proteins:
- a CDS encoding CHASE2 domain-containing protein: MSQTPMNRLVVLNLGQGNLYEGFPVVTAYIGEEENIYRMKFSASLPAAPEIPELYRNWKSLYSAFYYRPFLRLGVEEIDDIDDTFEIEEDSVTNISEVEIHELCKQVYNCLNRWLNSVEFRKIEQQLRTHFQPSEEIRFIVETNDSVLRRLPWHLWNFFDDYPLAEVALSASEYQKRQKSQINLKSTIRILAIFGNTQEIDISQDRIFLEILLTGAEIKFLVEPTLDEFNNQLWQQNWDILFFAGHSSCTQEKGSLQLNHKDIITLDQLKYGLKQAISRGLYLAIFNSCDGLGLAQQLQELHIPQVIVMREPVPNVIAQEFLKYFLTEFSQGESLYTAVRSARERLQGLEGEYPCATWLPVICQNPAEPPMVWNRGVGSSVAISETKQGSASDKTYSFSRTIKQNLLDRHRLILAAKRLSTLLLASVLVASSIIGVRHLGMLQPWELHSYDYLMHLRSPNEKPDPRLLIVTIDEADIQYQINKKMNMRWSLSDQALSQLLQKLKQYQPATIGIDIYRDFPVDPNYPQLSEVLQQDKRIFTVCKVSAPNDGAPDGTPASPKVSKERISFSDFVADTDGVLRRQLVQLTPPLKSPCAAQYALSFQLAQHYLNAQGMKWDINPDKNLQIGDTVFQRLQSHTSGYQGVDASGYQILLNYRSLPSLLNIAEKISLKELLNEEIVPELLHKSVKNRIVLIGVIASSSPDDWETPYTANAPDEEKQTSGVFLQAHMVSHILSAVLDGRPLMWWWSQWLEALWVWGWSLVGGIISWRILQPLHIGLAIAIALLILFGICFGIFTQAGWIPLVPSTLALVSCAVVLKILASTHASNSKKRWNSRI; the protein is encoded by the coding sequence ATGTCTCAGACACCTATGAATAGGTTGGTAGTTTTAAATTTGGGTCAAGGAAATTTATATGAAGGTTTTCCCGTTGTCACAGCATATATTGGGGAAGAAGAGAATATCTATCGAATGAAATTTAGTGCTAGCTTGCCCGCAGCACCAGAAATTCCTGAACTTTATCGCAATTGGAAATCACTTTATTCTGCTTTTTATTACCGTCCGTTTTTACGTCTTGGTGTCGAGGAAATTGACGACATTGACGATACATTTGAAATTGAAGAAGATAGCGTTACTAACATTTCTGAAGTAGAGATTCACGAGTTATGCAAGCAAGTCTACAACTGTTTAAACCGATGGCTCAATTCGGTAGAATTTCGCAAAATTGAACAACAATTACGCACACATTTCCAACCATCTGAGGAGATTCGCTTCATTGTAGAAACAAATGACAGTGTATTGCGACGATTACCCTGGCATCTGTGGAATTTCTTTGACGATTACCCTCTTGCAGAAGTTGCCTTAAGTGCATCCGAGTATCAAAAGCGACAAAAAAGTCAAATAAATCTAAAGTCTACAATTAGAATACTAGCAATATTTGGTAACACTCAAGAAATTGATATTAGTCAGGATAGAATTTTTTTAGAGATTTTACTAACGGGTGCAGAAATTAAATTTTTAGTAGAGCCAACGTTAGACGAGTTTAATAACCAGCTATGGCAACAAAATTGGGATATTCTTTTTTTTGCGGGCCATAGTTCTTGCACTCAAGAAAAAGGTTCCCTACAACTCAATCATAAAGACATAATTACTCTTGACCAATTAAAGTATGGTTTGAAGCAAGCTATCAGTCGTGGATTATATTTGGCGATTTTTAACTCTTGTGATGGTTTGGGGTTGGCACAGCAGCTACAGGAATTACATATTCCTCAAGTTATTGTCATGCGTGAGCCAGTACCGAACGTCATCGCTCAAGAATTTTTAAAGTATTTTCTTACTGAATTTTCACAGGGAGAGTCTTTGTATACTGCGGTACGTTCTGCACGAGAAAGACTCCAAGGATTAGAAGGAGAATATCCCTGCGCCACTTGGTTACCCGTGATTTGCCAAAATCCTGCTGAACCGCCGATGGTTTGGAATCGAGGGGTAGGCTCTTCAGTAGCGATTTCAGAAACTAAACAAGGTTCTGCATCCGATAAAACCTATTCTTTTTCCAGAACAATAAAGCAGAATCTCTTAGATAGACATCGCTTAATTCTTGCAGCCAAGCGTCTCTCTACCCTTCTGCTAGCAAGTGTTCTAGTAGCCAGCAGTATTATAGGGGTGCGTCATTTGGGGATGCTACAACCTTGGGAACTACATTCTTATGACTATTTAATGCATCTGCGATCGCCTAATGAAAAGCCAGACCCGCGTTTATTAATAGTTACTATTGATGAAGCGGATATTCAGTATCAAATCAACAAAAAAATGAATATGCGTTGGTCATTATCAGACCAAGCACTCAGTCAACTCTTGCAAAAACTGAAGCAATATCAACCAGCAACTATTGGTATAGATATTTATCGTGATTTCCCCGTTGATCCTAATTATCCACAATTAAGCGAAGTCTTGCAGCAAGACAAGCGCATATTTACAGTGTGCAAAGTTTCTGCTCCTAATGATGGTGCACCTGATGGGACTCCTGCTTCTCCTAAAGTCTCAAAAGAACGCATTAGTTTTAGTGATTTTGTGGCTGACACAGATGGAGTTCTTCGTCGCCAACTTGTCCAATTAACCCCTCCTTTAAAATCTCCTTGTGCAGCACAATATGCTTTGAGCTTTCAGCTAGCACAGCACTACTTAAATGCACAAGGTATGAAATGGGATATTAATCCCGACAAAAATTTGCAAATAGGAGACACTGTTTTTCAGCGCTTACAATCGCATACAAGCGGCTACCAAGGAGTGGATGCATCAGGATATCAAATCCTGCTCAATTATCGTTCTTTACCCTCTCTGCTTAACATTGCGGAAAAAATCTCTCTCAAAGAACTTCTGAATGAGGAGATTGTTCCTGAGTTATTGCACAAGTCAGTGAAGAATCGCATCGTTCTGATTGGCGTCATCGCCTCCAGTTCTCCTGATGATTGGGAAACTCCATACACTGCTAACGCCCCAGATGAAGAAAAGCAAACCTCAGGCGTATTTTTACAAGCGCACATGGTCAGCCATATTCTCAGTGCTGTTTTGGATGGTAGACCTCTGATGTGGTGGTGGTCGCAATGGTTGGAAGCCTTGTGGGTATGGGGTTGGTCATTGGTGGGCGGTATTATATCTTGGCGAATATTACAGCCACTTCATATAGGATTAGCGATCGCCATAGCGCTGTTGATACTTTTTGGTATCTGCTTTGGTATATTTACTCAAGCGGGGTGGATTCCACTCGTCCCCTCAACATTAGCATTAGTGTCTTGTGCGGTTGTGTTGAAGATACTAGCGTCCACCCATGCTAGCAACAGCAAAAAACGTTGGAACTCTCGAATATGA
- a CDS encoding DUF928 domain-containing protein has protein sequence MNNPLQVQANPEQSFQNKITHTPNLFAQKFPDNGDPKGRRRGGTSRRDGCPSLKKPVTAIVPGEEKNNKSFLGTTVAEYPTFWVYLPELPTNLSSGEFVLQDEQGHDIYRTPLTLPPKAGIIGVSLPPNSQYALKKNLKYHWFFRVYCGDPQKKPEYFFVDAWLERVALTPQLQQQLKSAKSEEYKIYAANNIWYDAITNLAELRRTPSDTDTLAKDWTSLFKAVDLEELGGAPIVQRYSPQ, from the coding sequence ATGAATAACCCACTACAAGTGCAAGCAAACCCAGAACAATCATTCCAGAATAAAATCACTCACACACCAAACCTTTTTGCCCAGAAATTTCCTGATAACGGTGACCCCAAAGGTCGTCGGCGAGGAGGGACAAGTCGTCGTGATGGATGTCCAAGCTTGAAAAAACCTGTGACTGCTATAGTACCTGGTGAAGAAAAAAATAACAAATCGTTCTTGGGAACAACAGTTGCTGAGTATCCAACATTTTGGGTTTATCTGCCTGAATTACCCACAAACTTGAGTTCTGGGGAGTTTGTCCTTCAGGATGAACAAGGTCATGATATTTATCGAACTCCTCTAACATTGCCACCAAAAGCAGGCATTATAGGTGTTAGCTTACCGCCAAATTCACAATATGCTCTCAAGAAAAACTTAAAATATCACTGGTTCTTCCGAGTTTATTGTGGTGATCCGCAAAAAAAACCTGAGTACTTTTTTGTGGACGCATGGCTGGAACGAGTGGCCCTAACTCCCCAGCTTCAGCAGCAATTAAAGAGTGCAAAATCAGAGGAGTATAAGATCTATGCTGCTAATAATATTTGGTACGACGCGATTACAAATTTAGCAGAACTCCGCCGCACTCCTTCGGACACTGATACGTTAGCTAAAGATTGGACGAGCTTGTTTAAAGCTGTTGACTTGGAAGAACTTGGAGGAGCGCCGATTGTACAACGTTACAGTCCCCAATAA
- a CDS encoding Na(+)/H(+) antiporter subunit B, with product MKWVYIAAGIALFVKMLLIPNPEGDSSHISSIVEAVVQDSGVPNAVTAIILRNRLFDTIFEVVVFTIAVMGAHFLLANERPFCAIYQFTDQPSIVMARLGATIAALVGIELAIRGHLSPGGGFAAGVAGGTAIGLVAITSSTEWMQAIYKRWNAATWEKVSVLVFIVLSVVTLAGVELPHGELGALFSGGVIPLLNILVAVKVALGSWAVILVFIHYRGLL from the coding sequence ATGAAATGGGTTTACATTGCAGCGGGGATAGCGCTGTTCGTCAAAATGCTGCTCATACCCAATCCGGAAGGGGACTCATCGCATATTTCTTCTATCGTCGAAGCGGTTGTACAAGATAGTGGGGTACCCAATGCGGTTACGGCTATAATTCTTAGGAATCGGCTGTTTGACACTATCTTTGAAGTGGTGGTATTCACGATTGCGGTAATGGGTGCCCATTTTCTGCTGGCGAATGAAAGACCGTTCTGCGCGATTTATCAGTTCACCGATCAACCCTCCATTGTGATGGCGCGTCTGGGAGCGACTATTGCGGCGTTGGTAGGTATTGAGCTAGCGATTCGGGGACATCTGAGTCCGGGCGGTGGTTTTGCGGCTGGGGTGGCTGGTGGAACGGCGATCGGACTTGTTGCGATTACCTCATCAACGGAGTGGATGCAGGCGATCTACAAGCGCTGGAACGCCGCTACATGGGAGAAGGTTTCGGTTCTTGTTTTCATTGTCCTGTCGGTTGTAACGCTGGCTGGAGTGGAACTACCCCATGGAGAGTTAGGCGCACTTTTCAGCGGCGGGGTTATCCCCCTGCTCAACATCTTAGTCGCAGTAAAAGTCGCGTTGGGATCGTGGGCGGTTATTTTGGTTTTTATTCATTATCGGGGATTGTTGTGA
- a CDS encoding monovalent cation/H(+) antiporter subunit G yields MINVLSYICIGVGIFFWFWGTFPLLGKRSVLFKLHSLSVADTLGSMSIIIGLLLKRPNEWPLLILGLISLAIWNTVLGYVLAYCSSSGGNYE; encoded by the coding sequence ATGATTAACGTGCTTAGTTATATCTGTATAGGTGTCGGAATCTTCTTCTGGTTTTGGGGAACCTTTCCCTTACTGGGCAAGCGATCGGTATTATTTAAGCTGCATAGTCTTTCAGTTGCAGATACTCTTGGATCGATGAGTATCATCATCGGGCTGCTCCTGAAGAGACCGAACGAATGGCCGCTGCTCATCCTCGGCCTCATCTCCTTGGCAATCTGGAATACAGTCCTGGGGTATGTATTGGCATACTGTTCTAGTAGTGGGGGTAACTATGAATGA
- a CDS encoding DUF4040 domain-containing protein gives MNDNDIYVITALLPLSALMVVLQVNPYHALVIQGILGAVATLIYAVLGAADVALTQALMGTLLAITLYAIAVRSSLVMRLGVLKNTPTDSVQDDKAKRRFGQLIDDLRTIFGKRYMRLELVPYTNTQTLHRALMDKEVHATCAPRSPSEHDNQDDAAYETDKEPLHTAIRVRRIYDIIQTEVSSPGIILIYVNVPDSGEEHK, from the coding sequence ATGAATGACAATGATATCTATGTCATAACCGCCCTGCTGCCGTTGTCTGCGTTGATGGTGGTACTTCAGGTCAATCCATACCATGCCCTAGTCATCCAGGGAATACTGGGAGCGGTGGCGACATTGATATATGCGGTTTTGGGGGCGGCGGATGTTGCTTTGACCCAAGCATTGATGGGTACCCTGCTGGCGATTACGCTGTATGCGATCGCCGTGCGTTCATCCCTAGTCATGCGTCTTGGAGTGCTAAAAAATACACCAACAGATTCTGTACAAGACGACAAAGCCAAACGCCGTTTTGGGCAACTCATAGATGACTTACGAACAATTTTCGGCAAACGCTATATGCGTCTTGAGCTAGTCCCGTACACGAACACACAAACCTTACATCGAGCGCTGATGGACAAAGAAGTCCATGCGACCTGTGCCCCCCGCTCGCCATCAGAACACGATAACCAAGACGACGCAGCGTATGAGACCGACAAGGAACCATTACATACCGCGATCAGAGTCCGACGCATTTATGACATCATCCAAACCGAAGTTTCGTCACCAGGGATAATCCTGATCTATGTAAATGTACCAGACTCAGGGGAGGAACATAAATGA
- a CDS encoding Na+/H+ antiporter subunit E: MIGYLNLILRLAIWFLLTANLSVANIIIGVSIALLLPGRPKTPGALKDWLRALGEVIVAIVQAYVEALEIIIRPHNHEDVVMERVKPQRTPGLIFLDIFLITFTPKTIVLKYHEDGWYEVHRVRRRND, encoded by the coding sequence ATGATTGGATATCTGAATCTGATATTACGATTGGCTATCTGGTTTCTGCTCACCGCCAATCTGAGTGTAGCAAATATCATCATTGGCGTCAGCATCGCACTTCTATTGCCGGGACGCCCCAAAACGCCAGGAGCGTTAAAGGATTGGTTGCGGGCACTGGGTGAGGTCATCGTGGCGATTGTGCAGGCGTATGTTGAGGCATTGGAAATAATCATCCGTCCGCATAACCACGAAGATGTCGTTATGGAACGAGTCAAACCACAACGGACGCCCGGACTCATATTCCTGGATATATTCCTGATCACCTTTACGCCCAAGACTATTGTCTTGAAATACCACGAAGATGGCTGGTACGAAGTACATCGGGTGCGACGGAGGAATGACTAG
- a CDS encoding cation:proton antiporter → MSTITIAWIALPFFVGFTIYLLPKLDRYLALLLTLISAAYALQLFVEPLPLTLQLLDNFGVTLLVDQLSGYFILTNALVTAAVILYCWHSGKTAYFYAQTIILHGSVNAAFVCSDFVSLYVALEVSGIAAFLLITHSRSDRSIWVGLRYLFVSNVGMLFYLVGAVLVYQAHHSFSFSGLGVAPPEALALIFLGLLTKGGVFVSGLWLPLTHSESETPVSALLSGIVVKAGVYPLVRCALIVDQLDPIIRIFGVGTALLGVFYAVFEKDTKRMLALSTISQLGWILAAPGVGGFYALAHGLVKSALFLIAGALPTRNLNELQHKPINTAIWIALVITSLSISGFPLFVGFGAKMLTLKNLVPAQEIVMNVAAVGTAIVYAKFIFLPLGGQGDVKPGFWTAVIFLIGGLIAANVVYYEAYTVANIVKSLAIIGVGWLGYFLIFRRSVLKLPRVLEQFDHLIGVMSLMLLLLFWMVMA, encoded by the coding sequence CCCAAGCTTGACCGATATCTCGCACTCTTGCTGACTCTGATTTCGGCTGCATATGCGTTGCAGCTATTTGTCGAGCCATTGCCACTGACACTACAGTTACTGGATAATTTCGGTGTCACATTATTGGTCGATCAGTTAAGCGGCTACTTTATCTTGACCAATGCGCTGGTAACGGCTGCGGTCATCCTCTACTGTTGGCACAGCGGTAAGACGGCTTATTTCTATGCCCAGACCATCATATTGCATGGCAGCGTCAATGCCGCGTTCGTCTGTTCCGACTTTGTGAGTTTATACGTGGCGTTAGAAGTCAGCGGTATTGCTGCCTTTCTCCTGATTACCCATTCCCGATCCGACCGATCAATTTGGGTTGGTTTGCGCTATCTGTTTGTCAGCAACGTGGGAATGCTTTTTTATCTGGTGGGCGCAGTGCTGGTCTATCAGGCACATCATTCGTTTAGTTTTTCAGGTTTAGGTGTGGCACCTCCAGAAGCGCTTGCCCTGATCTTTTTGGGACTATTGACAAAAGGGGGGGTCTTTGTATCGGGATTGTGGTTACCGTTGACTCACTCCGAATCGGAGACGCCAGTGTCGGCATTGCTGTCGGGAATTGTGGTCAAAGCCGGTGTCTATCCGTTGGTGCGTTGTGCTCTGATTGTCGATCAGCTTGATCCGATCATTAGAATCTTCGGAGTTGGAACCGCACTTCTGGGAGTGTTCTATGCAGTCTTTGAAAAGGATACCAAGCGAATGCTAGCGTTGAGCACGATTTCGCAGTTAGGCTGGATTCTCGCCGCACCGGGCGTGGGAGGCTTTTATGCGCTTGCGCACGGACTGGTCAAATCGGCGCTCTTTCTGATAGCGGGTGCCTTACCGACCCGAAACCTCAATGAGCTGCAACACAAGCCGATCAATACCGCAATCTGGATTGCCCTGGTCATTACCAGCCTCTCGATTTCGGGTTTTCCCTTGTTCGTTGGCTTTGGGGCTAAGATGTTGACCCTGAAGAATCTCGTACCCGCTCAGGAGATCGTCATGAATGTTGCGGCGGTGGGAACGGCGATCGTCTATGCCAAATTTATATTTCTGCCGCTTGGGGGACAAGGGGATGTAAAGCCTGGTTTCTGGACAGCGGTGATTTTCTTGATCGGTGGGCTGATTGCGGCAAATGTTGTGTATTACGAGGCGTATACCGTTGCGAATATCGTGAAATCCCTGGCAATCATCGGCGTTGGATGGTTGGGGTATTTTTTGATTTTTCGACGCTCAGTACTTAAGCTGCCGCGTGTACTTGAGCAATTTGACCATCTGATCGGTGTGATGAGTCTAATGTTGCTCCTGCTCTTCTGGATGGTAATGGCATGA